Part of the Maridesulfovibrio sp. genome, TTCAGGTAATCGTAAGGACGGTCATCCATTACATTAATCCCATAACGTTTCTTCTTTACGTAGAAAGCCGTAGAAAACTCAGCTCTATTCGATGATTTACGAAGGACACGAATTGCAGCCCAGATGACGATAACTGCAAAAATTAACTGTACAGCCAGAATCCAAAAAACAGTTCCAGCCATACCATCAGAAAAAAGCACGCTTAAAACATCAACTGCAACATTGTATAATTCCATTCTAAACCTCGTGATTTTTGTAAATAGAATTTCATGCTGCATGCCAGAAACAAAAAAATGTTAAATCCGCACCAATTAGAAAAACACTTAAGACACTGTTAATCCTAACTTAATAAAAATATATGCAAGAACTTGCACGACATAATTAAGCCATGTGCAGCACCATCAAGTTTTGTGCAAAAGAAAACCCCGCAACAGAATTGCTGCGGGGCATTTAATCAGTTTTGAAAACTATACTAAACTCAACTAATCATTAAAAGCCTGATTCATAAGATGCTTTCCAAGGCTGCCTAAATCTTTGGGGGTGTAACCAAAGACATCCTGCCAGTTTTCGGTGGATTCCATGCAGAAGTATAACTGTTTGCCCATGCCGTGCTTGCGCAGACGATCGACAATAAACTTGAACTGGCGCAGACGCAGGGGCCGCAACAAACGCATTTTATTGTCGTTCCCGGTAATGAACTCATCGAAGATGTAAGTTGTTTCCGGAAAATTCTGCTCAATGATCGGCTTGAGGTGCGGCATATGCCTGAATGATCCAAGGCTGAAGTAAGCGATCTGCTCCGGCTTCACATAATCAAAGATCATATCGATGATTTCAGCATATCCTTCACGCCAACCGTCAAAACGGATGATGGGGTCGAAATGCAGGCAGACCCTGAAACCGGCTTCAGCGCATGTGCGGGCGGCTTCAAGACGTTCTTTGAGTGTTGAAACACCGAATTCCTCATGCTCATTAACAAACGGAGCATTGAGGGACCATGCCGGAAGCAGGCGGTCAGTACGCTTAACCACATCCATCCATGAAAGGTCGATGATCTTGGACTTCAATTCCAGACAAACGTTGGGATAATCACCGAGAAATTCTACGAGATCGCGGCTGTATCCGGTGACAGCTTCAAGGGCGAGGGAATCGGTAAATTCCCCGGTACCGACGCGGTAGCGGGTGGAAACATCAGCCGAGAACGCCTTGCCCAGTTCATCGAACAAATCGTTCTGATTAGCCCATACCTTGAGCACATTGTCCTGAAAGTAAGCCTGCAAAATACAGTAAGAGCAAGCCATAGGGCAGCCCTCACCGATATGGATGATCCTGTATCCGCAACAATGGTAGTAGCGGGTGCCGGGACAAAAACGCAGAAACTTACCCTTGTACTCTTTCAGATACAGAGACTGCTTGCCGCCAAGTTCCCCATGCGGGAAATTGTCCGGGTCCACTACTTCTACCGGGAGGTCGGGCATACGTGAAAGCACCCGCTCGGTAAGCGGAACTTTCTGCATGCTGCGATCAATATATATTTTTTCAATTCCCTTTAAATGATCGGGAAGTACTAAATCATTGCTCATTTTTAAATCCGCTACTTGTCTCTACCAAGTTCGAAAAGATCTTCCCAACCGCTGAACTTGAAGATTGACTCCAGATCAGCCATTGCCTTTTCCATCATCTCACGATTCTTGAAACGGGTCTGAATCATAACTTCCCCGGTCTCGAAACTGCCGACAGGTTCAACGCGCCATTTGGTTCCGGCGCAGATTTCCGAAACAATCTTGCAATGAACCTTCTCCAACTCGCTCAGGGTAGGATAGCACAATTCTTTTGCAGACTTGCAAAAACGGCTAACTGCATCCTTGGGGGATTCACTCTCACCCGCAGAGTCAAATGCGGGAGCAGAGATCAGCTCAACTATGGATTTGTTCTCGCGACGGGAAGTCTCATAAAGCCAAGTCAGGAAATTAACCGCATTGGAACGGGACCAACTCAGCTTCTCGAAAAAACGAACCAGAGCGGTGCGGTCTGGTTCATCAAGTTTGATGAGAACAGAAACCGCTGCCAAAGGAATATGCCCGAGCTTGAGCAATTCATCATATTCCAGCTCGAGTTCCATCCAATCCAGCCAGAATTTCATATCCCGTGATTTAGGCTTAAGGCCAAGCAGCGGGGCAACGATGTTGGGAAGTTCAGCAGCATCTATACGTGCAGCAAAAAAACGGACCACTGACAATTTCAAAGATTCGTCTGCTAAACGCGCACTATTTTCTTCAAGATGTAGCACGGCTTTTGAAATATCATCAGCGGCATCTATATATCGCACCAAAACGTCAAGCCCAAGCTTTGAAGCAGCAGAAACCCTTGCCCTGCCGGCAACAAGCAGTATTTTACCGGATTCTTCAACTGCCAGCACTGGAACGAGCTGCCCGTGTTTTTTCAACGACGGGATAAGTTTTTCAAACGGGGACTCAGGATGCAGAAGCCATGGACCGGAACAGTCGATATCAGCCGGATAAAGACTGCAAATACTGGGATTACTCAATTTATATAACCTCCGAAAAACGGAATAAAGTCGTGCTCAATTACTATTTATGCACGAAATTTAATTAATTATCTACGCTTGACATGTTAGCAGGGCTATACCTATAGGGATTATTAGGAAGAATTATAAGTTGCACCTTTAGACCTGTACTGGCCGGGTCGTCAGGTCCCGGCTGTGAACATTCAGAGAAACGGAGTTGTTGAATGTCTGAAGCTTTACAAAACCAAAGGACTTTTGCACTTGTGGGCCACGGCGGTTGTGGCAAAACCTCCACCGCCGAGATGATTCTTTTTAATGCCGGTGTAATCGACAGACTCGGTAAGATCGAGGAAGGCACCACCGCCCTCGATACCGAACCTGAAGAAATTAAGCGCCGCGGTTCCATCCAGTCCGGTTTCGCCGGGTACAAGTGGGACAAAAACGACCACTTTCTGATCGACACTCCGGGTGATGCAAACTTTTGCGGAGACCTGCCATACTCTCTAGCCGCGTCCGACGGCGTTGTCTTTACCATTGACGCCGTGGACGGAGTCAAGCCCCTTTCGCGCAAAGCATGGGCAGCAGTTGAAAAAGCAAACCTACCCACTGTTATTTTCATAAATAAGATGGACCGAGACCGTGCAGACTTCGATTCTGCATTCGACAGCCTGAGCTCTTCTCTCGGCATCAGCCCCGTACTGCTGCATTATCCAATCGGAATCAAGGAAAATTTCAAGGGCGTAGTGGATATGCTCTCCGGTCAGGCCTATCTGTTCGAAGAGAACGGAAAGGTTACCAAGAGTGATATCCCCGCCGATATCGCAGACGAAGTAGAAGTCCTGCGCGAAACCATGATCGAAAACATTGCGGAAAGTGATGAATATCTCATGGAAAAATACCTTGAAGAAGGTGAACTTTCCCCCGAAGAAATCGCAAAAGGCCTTACTGCCGGTGTAAAAAACCGCAGCCTGTTCCCGGTATGCGTTGGTTCCGCACTGGAAAATAAAGGCGGCTCCTTCCTGCTGGACATGGTCCAGACTTACCTGCCCTCCCCGCTTGACCATACCGAATGGCAGGGCGAAGACGGTGCAACCCGTGAATCTTCCCCAGACGGCCCCGTTGCCTGCTTTGTATTCAAAACCCTTGCTGACCCCTTTGCCGGACAGCTTACGATCTGCCGAGTTCTCTCCGGAACAGTCACCGGCGACCTGACCCTGACCAACACCAATACCGGCGCCAAGGAAAGAATGGGCAACATTCTGCTCATGGTCGGTAAGGAACAAAAACCGCTCAAGAGCCCGGCAGGTCCCGGTGCAATCATCACACTTGCCAAGCTCAAGGAAACCTTTACCGGTGATACTCTCTGCGATGACAACAAGAAGTTTACCCTTGAAAAACCGCAGCTGGCTCCGCAGCTGATCACCTTCGCCCTTTCTCCGGCAGAAAAAGGCGACGAAGATAAAGTATTTCAGGCTATCCAGAAGCTGCTCGCCGAAGATGTCAACCTCAGCCTCTCACGCGACGAGGAAACAGGCGACATCCTGCTTTCCGGTATGGGACAGAACCATATTGAAATCTCCGTTGAGAAAGCAAAGCGCCGCTACAAGGCTGAAATCGTGCTTAATGCACCCAAGGTTCCCTATCGCGAAACCATCAAAGGTTTTGCTGAAGTTCAGGGACGTTTCAAGAAACAGTCCGGCGGACGTGGACAGTTCGGTGACTGCTGGATCAAACTTGAGCCTCAGACCAAGGGTAACGGCTATGAGTTCGTAAACAACATCGTCGGCGGTGTAATTCCAAAGCAGTACATCCCCGCAGTCGACAAAGGTGTTCAGGAAGCAGCCCAGAAGGGATTCCTTTCAGGTTCACCTATTATCGACTTCAAGGTAACCCTTTACGATGGCTCCTACCATTCCGTTGACTCCTCGGAAATGGCATTCAAGGTTGCCGGTTCAATGGCCTTTAAAAAGGCATGCGAAAAAGCCGGTGTTGCCCTGCTTGAGCCGCTGATGAACGTTGTGGTCGAAGTGCCTGACGAATTCATGGGTGACATCATCGGTGACCTTTCCTCCCGCCGTGGCAAGGTACTCGGTTCCGACTCCACCGCAGGCGTTACCGAGGTCAAGGCCCACGTGCCCATGTCCGAAATTCTCAAGTATGCACCGGACCTGCGCTCCATGACCGGTGGTCAGGGAACTTTCACCATGGAAATGTCCCACTACGAAGAGTGCCCCCCGCCGATCGCGGAAAAGGTCATTGAACAATACAACGCAGGTAAGGACGAATAATCCTGCACCTGTTTACTATGGTTGAACTACTTAGGCCGGGACATGTGTCCCGGCCTTTTTTATGACCATACGACAATCAATTCTTATCTTTCCAATATAACAGACTCGAAAAAACAACTTAGTATTGTGAAAACAACCAAGCTCTCATAGACTCCAATAATGGAGGTCAAAATGGAAAATCTGGAACTAGTCTTGAACGCCGTCAGTGTATACCAGGTTCAAATAGACCAAGTTGATAAAATATGGAACTACTTCAGCGTTGTATCTCTGACCGTTGTGGGAATAATACTGAATAGTGACAAGGCTGTACGAACAATAAAAGAACCACTAATTATTATTGGGGCCTATCTCATTTTCTGCTTTAAAAATCATATTGCATTGTTAAAATATCAAAAGCAGCTAGATCAATTAGGCAACCTTATCACTACACTAAAAGTAACAAACGCAGAGGCTCTATCCTCTTTCGGAACAGCAGGTTTTGATGAAAGCCGGAGAGCCCATATCCTTTTCACAGTTGCTGTTTGCGCAGGTTCACTGCTCACAGCATGGATAAGAATAAAAAATCACGAAAAGAACAGTCTAACAAACTGACTTCATTATACTTAAACAGCATCACCATTTAAGAGAACATCATGAAAAAACAATAGCAGCCTTTCTTCTCGGCGTATTAATAACCCTGACAGGATATATTCCATTTTACATGCATGTTCGGGGAAAATGGTTCGACCTTGGTCGAAACACCGGCAAGATAGACGGGCTTGCAACCGCTCTAGAAGCGTTAGATAAAGAATTTGGACCGTATGATGGAAAATCTGATTACCGGACTCTGTTTTCCGTAAAGGCAACCAGTGTTGTTGTAATTGAAAAAGATGGCAAAAAACAAATAAGAATTTACTAAAAAAATATTAAGCTTACTACCAATTATTAAAGACTATACTTTTAGCCACTCATCTAACTAGTAATAATTCTCTTTATTGTTGATCTAAAAAACTAAATCACTTATCTTCTTCCTACTGATAACTAAAATATGCTAACTATGATCTTGATTTTTAATTCAACAAATCACGGGAGAAGAAATCATGAATGACGAAAAAAAATGTCCGGTAACCGGGCGTACCTCAAGTCAGGTAGCCGGTAGCGGCACATCGAACAAAGACTGGTGGCCCAACCAGCTTAACCTGAACATCCTGCATCAGCATTCAGCAAAATCTGACCCTATGGGCAAAGACTTCAACTATGCTGACGAATTTAAAAAACTCGACCTTGAAGCACTCAAAAAAGACCTGTTCGAATTGATGACCGACTCTCAGGAATGGTGGCCTGCAGATTACGGACACTACGGCCCATTATTTATCCGCATGGCATGGCACAGTGCCGGGACCTACCGCATCGGAGACGGACGTGGCGGTGCCGGATCTGGCAGCCAGCGCCTTGCACCGCTCAACAGCTGGCCTGACAACGTAAACCTCGACAAAGCCCGCAGGCTGCTCTGGCCCATCAAGAAGAAATACGGACGCAAAATTTCATGGGCCGACCTGATAGTTTTTGCCGGAACCTGCGCAATTGAATCCATGGGCTTGAAGCCTTTCG contains:
- a CDS encoding spore photoproduct lyase family protein codes for the protein MSNDLVLPDHLKGIEKIYIDRSMQKVPLTERVLSRMPDLPVEVVDPDNFPHGELGGKQSLYLKEYKGKFLRFCPGTRYYHCCGYRIIHIGEGCPMACSYCILQAYFQDNVLKVWANQNDLFDELGKAFSADVSTRYRVGTGEFTDSLALEAVTGYSRDLVEFLGDYPNVCLELKSKIIDLSWMDVVKRTDRLLPAWSLNAPFVNEHEEFGVSTLKERLEAARTCAEAGFRVCLHFDPIIRFDGWREGYAEIIDMIFDYVKPEQIAYFSLGSFRHMPHLKPIIEQNFPETTYIFDEFITGNDNKMRLLRPLRLRQFKFIVDRLRKHGMGKQLYFCMESTENWQDVFGYTPKDLGSLGKHLMNQAFND
- a CDS encoding ParB/RepB/Spo0J family partition protein is translated as MSNPSICSLYPADIDCSGPWLLHPESPFEKLIPSLKKHGQLVPVLAVEESGKILLVAGRARVSAASKLGLDVLVRYIDAADDISKAVLHLEENSARLADESLKLSVVRFFAARIDAAELPNIVAPLLGLKPKSRDMKFWLDWMELELEYDELLKLGHIPLAAVSVLIKLDEPDRTALVRFFEKLSWSRSNAVNFLTWLYETSRRENKSIVELISAPAFDSAGESESPKDAVSRFCKSAKELCYPTLSELEKVHCKIVSEICAGTKWRVEPVGSFETGEVMIQTRFKNREMMEKAMADLESIFKFSGWEDLFELGRDK
- the fusA gene encoding elongation factor G, with the protein product MSEALQNQRTFALVGHGGCGKTSTAEMILFNAGVIDRLGKIEEGTTALDTEPEEIKRRGSIQSGFAGYKWDKNDHFLIDTPGDANFCGDLPYSLAASDGVVFTIDAVDGVKPLSRKAWAAVEKANLPTVIFINKMDRDRADFDSAFDSLSSSLGISPVLLHYPIGIKENFKGVVDMLSGQAYLFEENGKVTKSDIPADIADEVEVLRETMIENIAESDEYLMEKYLEEGELSPEEIAKGLTAGVKNRSLFPVCVGSALENKGGSFLLDMVQTYLPSPLDHTEWQGEDGATRESSPDGPVACFVFKTLADPFAGQLTICRVLSGTVTGDLTLTNTNTGAKERMGNILLMVGKEQKPLKSPAGPGAIITLAKLKETFTGDTLCDDNKKFTLEKPQLAPQLITFALSPAEKGDEDKVFQAIQKLLAEDVNLSLSRDEETGDILLSGMGQNHIEISVEKAKRRYKAEIVLNAPKVPYRETIKGFAEVQGRFKKQSGGRGQFGDCWIKLEPQTKGNGYEFVNNIVGGVIPKQYIPAVDKGVQEAAQKGFLSGSPIIDFKVTLYDGSYHSVDSSEMAFKVAGSMAFKKACEKAGVALLEPLMNVVVEVPDEFMGDIIGDLSSRRGKVLGSDSTAGVTEVKAHVPMSEILKYAPDLRSMTGGQGTFTMEMSHYEECPPPIAEKVIEQYNAGKDE